The window ATGAACAAGTGTGCTTATAGTGCTATGGATTTGTTGATAGAGTTGTGGGAGTGAATTGAAATTATGGGATTGCTCACTGATCTGAAAAAGTACAGAACGAATTTGTTCGGAGCGTTCGAGTGCCTGCATGGAGAATTTCAGCTGTCTGATGGTGTCCATGCTTTTTAAGCGTGAACCGATGACGGAGCAGAGTGTCATAAGTCCGGTGAGCTGTTCGGCGCTGAAGGTGCAGGCTTCGGCGGAGCCGATGTAGAGTGTTCCTACGATGGTGTTCTGGTCAAAAATAGGAGTAACTATATGGGTTGAGTTGCCTGTTTGTCGCAACCATTCGGGTTGCTCTTCAGCCTGAATGATGGTCGGACTTCGTGTGGAAAACGGCTCTAGGAAACGTTCCTCGTCGAGGGCAATTGAAGAGGGGATACGCGAGCGGAGTGTCGTTGCAGCATTGGCTGGTGGTTTCAGATCTCTCGTGCTGTTCTCCGAGATAAGATAAAGCTGGATTGCAAAGTTACCGATTTTAGGGAAAATCCTTTTGTGCAGAAAGTTGTGCAAGCGGACTGGTGTGTCAGCTGTGCGTTGGCCGATGGTCAATTCCTGAATGAGTTCCAGGAAAGTGGCTGAGGCAATAGGAGCTGCAGCGAAAAGGTGTCTGGGCATAATTACCTGTTGTCATGATTACGTGGGAATTGTTGCTGGTTACGTCATTGTATTATCGATAAAAATTAGCACGACAGACCAATCATATCAAAAATAGAGATGAGGTTGAAGGGTAAGTGGAAAAAAGGATGTTAAAAAAAATCGGGCGACTATCTGATGTGCCATTTCTACTCGGCTCTGAGTTACCGAGAGAAAAGTAATTGATGCAATATCCAGTCAAACTCTTGGCATCGGTGAGTGGTAGGAGATATATTTTTTGGTAACTGCTGTGATACACTTCATTCGAGTGCAGGTTGCGCAAATTCTAAGAGCTATACAACTTGATGGGGAGTACTGATGAAAACTATGAAAGCCCTGGTCAAGGCAAAAAAAGAACCAGGATTGTGGTTGCAGGATCTTCCGCTGCCCGACCCGGGGAAAAGTGATGTGCTCATTCGTATTGAACGGACCGCAATTTGTGGCACCGATGTTCATATCTACAATTGGGATGCCTGGGCACAAAAGACGATTCCTGTACCCATGGCCATCGGGCATGAGTTTGTCGGCAGAGTTGCCTCGGTTGGAGAAAATGTCAAAGATTTCAAGCCAGGTGATCTGGTTTCGGGAGAAGGGCATCTGGTCTGCGGGCATTGCCGGAATTGTCTGGCTGGCAGAAGGCATCTCTGCCCCAACACAAGTGGTGTCGGTGTCAACAGGACAGGTGCGTATGCTGAATATCTCTGTATCCCGCAAACTAATGTATGGTACTGCGACTCTGCCATTCCTCTCGATATTCTGACCTGCTTTGATCCTCTGGGCAACGCAGTGCATACCGCGCTGTCTTTTGATGTGCTAGGGGAGGATGTGCTTATAACCGGAGCGGGGCCCATAGGCTGCATGGCTGCCGCTGTCGCACGACATGCCGGGGCACGGCATGTCGTGGTAACTGATATCAACCCCTATCGACTGGAACTTGCCAAAAAAGCGGGGGCGACCCTCGTGGTCAATGCGGCTGACACCGACCTGAGGGATGTACAGAATGCCCTGGGCATGAAAGAGGGATTTGATGTGGCCATGGAGATGTCAGGCAGTCCGGCGGCCCTGAACTCAATCCTTGAGAATATGTGTCATGGCGGCAAGATCGCCATGCTGGGCATTATACCTGAGAATACCGAAGTAAACTGGAATACAGTGGTCTTCAATGGTCTGACGATCAAAGGAATTTACGGGCGTGAGATGTTTGAAACCTGGTATAAAATGACAGCCATGATCCAGAGCGGTCTGGATATTTCCGAACTGATCACCCACCGTTTTCGCTATACTGAATTTGAAGAGGCGTTTGCCGTTATGCGCTCGGGCAATTCCGGTAAGGTTGTGCTGAGCTGGGGAGAGGAGAAAGAATAATGTCCATGGAAAAACTTGACGCAGCCCTTGTAGCTGAATTGAAATCCCTGGAAGAAGAAGGCAGGGCAAAGCCGCCGGAGAGGGTGATTACCGGTTATATCCCCCCTAAAGACGAGCGTGGTCCCAGATATACCCTTGCGGGTGTTGATGGCGAATTTATCCGTCTGAATTCCAACTCCTATCTATCTCTTTCCAATCACTCCGCGCTTATTTCCGCCGCCGATGAGGCGACTCACGCCTGTGGGGTGGGGCCCGGGGCAGTGCGCTTTATAGATGGCACGTTCAGTTATCATAAAAAGCTGGAAGAACGAATTGCCGCGTTTGTCGATAAGCCTGCGGCCAAGATCTTTAATTCTGCCTATACTTCAAACTGTGGTCTGGCTCTGACCATAGGTAACAGGAAAACCCATTGGATTGGTGATCAGCTTAATCATAATTCCATTATCCGTGGCATGCGGATTTCCGGGGTGCCGAGTAATCACAAGGGAATTTTTGCCCATAATGACATGGGTGACCTGCGTCGCTGTTTTGGCGAAGTGGCAGATGACATCGAACGGGTTGTGGTAATTTTTGACGGTATCTTCTCCATGCGCGGAGATTTTGCTCCCATCGACAGGATTATTGAGATATGCAAAGAGAATGAAAATCGTTTTCGTGACGGTATAATCACAGTGGTCGATGATTCCCACGGTATTGGTGCCTACGGCGATACCGGCAGAGGAACACCGGAGCACGCTGGCGCTGTGCCTGACATTATTATCGGAACTTTTGGCAAGGCTTTCGGGGTGAATGGCGGCTTTATCGCGGCCAGCGAGATGGTTGTGGAAGCCGTGCGCCAGAAGGCGGACACCTATATTTATACAAACCCGTTAAGCGTTGCTGATTGTGCAGCTGCCACCAAAGCCCTGGATATTTGTGACAGTGAAGAGGGGCTTGAGCTGTTAGCCAATCTGAAAAACAGGACGACACAGTTCAGGGAGGGGCTCGCCGATTTGGGTCTGGAGTCTATTCCCGGCCCCCATCCGGTGGTGCCGCTGATGGTACGTGATACAACCAAAACGCGCCGGATGGTGGAGCATCTCTGCAACAAAGGAGTATTGGTTGTCGGCTTGACCTTTCCTGTCGTCCCCCGGGGAGATGAGTCGATTCGCTTTCAGATCAATGCTGCTCATACCAGGAGTGATATCGAGTATGTACTTGCCTGTCTTGCGGAAAAAAACTGATCTCCGCAGTTCATTTCACAAATTCGATATGGCACCATTTATTATGTAAAAAAAGATGGAGATGGTGCCAGCCCGATCGAATTTCTCATAAGTTCGCATTTTCGCCCTACCATCCCGATTTTTCCCAAAAGATCTTGTTCTGCAAGTAGTAATTATTCAAGGGGCTTCGTTTTATTTCCTATATATTTAGGTGTTTATGCCTATTTACAGCTGCGATTTATACAGGCTAATTAATACAGCAAGGAACTTTGGAATGAGCCGCTGTGTCTGGTAGTGGCAAAAAACAGGCATAAATAGTTGGCCATGAGACATCCCTCGTACACAACAAGGAGATTTGATGAAGCGACTGACTTTTGTACTGCTGTTGGTTCTCGGAGCAGTATTGACAGGCTGTGCACAGAAGCTGCCTGTCAACACCGGTAATGATGTAGGGGTTCTCGCTATTCCGATGATGGGGCAAAAGAGTGGCAGGGGAGAGTTCATTTTCAGTTATGAGCTTACCCATTCGATGAACCATGAGATTGCTATCAGGATAACTCCTGGCGCAGGTGAAAAATTTGTTTTTTCTGAGGCTCTGCCAGCGGGTAGTTACACTTTCGACACTGTGACCATGTATGCGAAGCCAACAATAACCACGCTATCCTCTGTGAATAAGCTCTCCCGAAAATTGGATCCTCCTGTTCGTATCCAGATAGAGGCAGGGAAAGTAGTTCTTCTGCCTTCACGGTTACGGGTCTCTATTAAACCGGGAGATGCCGAGGAATTCTATCAGGTTACCAGTTGGGAAGAAATGGATGAAGAAACCATTGTTACTATGAAAAAAAGATTGGAGTCAATGGAGAACGCCGATGGTTGGCAGATACAATAGTACTCCTATAATGTTTTGGGATCTTAACTATATACGATAACCGTACCGTTCATTACGAAGGGGCATCTGTTATGCACTCAAGGCCCCGTATTCTTATCATATTCATCGTGCATTCACTTGTTGCAGGGTCCGTTTGAATGAGCTCTTTCCTGTACAGATTGCGTTCTGCAATTGGTACAGAATGAAAGTTTTCGTTTATCAGCACAATGGGAAGCGTTCAGGGTGAGAGGTTACACTAAAACATGTTTTCAGGGGGAATTATGAAACGTCTGATGTTGCTTTTGTGTTTGCTTGCTGTATTGAGTGGCTGCGGTCAGAAGGTGCCGGTTCTAGGTGATGGTGAGAATTTGGGAATGCTTGCGGTTCCCATGGATGTATACAATAACACCGGTTTTCCTTTCACCAGATACTTTGTCCTGTCAAATAGCGAAAATCCGGATTTTTCAGTGAGGCTTGATCCGTGTGTTGGTCGCTATTTTGCACTTTCAGAACCGGTTCCACCGGGCGTATATGTTTTTGATACTGAAACTACCTATCTTGTTCCATCATCCCGCTTTTCTTCTAGCACCCATAAGGGAAGCAGACGGTTAAATCCTCCCTGGAAAGTACAGGTTGAGAAAGAGACCCTGTTAATTGCAGGGCAAAAATACTCCGTAATGTTCAAAAAGGGCGAAAACCATATGTATTGGACAAATACCGATATTACTCATCTGGACTGGAATGAGAGAAAAGATTACACGGAAAAACTGACCCAATTGGAAAATGCAGACAAATGGCGTATTTTAGGGCAATGGGAGCAGTATTGAGAGGAAATGACAATCCTGGCAAGTTAAAGCAGTAGACGGGTTTTGTGGTAGAGACGCTACGGCTTTCGGCAGTTTGCTCTGTATTTGTAGTAAAAAGTAAGTATAACAGGTGGTTGTAATCGGGCTGGAGATCAGGGATGATCTCCAGCTTTTTTTATTTGGTCTCACCTGCGGGGGGTGTTAACTGATTATTGTTCCTTTTGTATTGTAAAAGTGACAGGAGGGGGGGGAGAATTAAATTCAGCAAATGATGAAGTTTGGGTAAAAAAATAATGAATAATAGCTCTACGGCGGATTTTCCATTGCCCACTTGTCACTGTTTTGTTAGTAATATTTGGATTCGTTTCTTGTATACAAAAAATCGGGGGATACTGTGATTTCGTTTAATAAGGTCAACAAGTGGTATGGGGACTTCCACGTCCTGAAGAATATTGATCTTGAGATAGAGCATGGTGAGGTTGTCGTTGTCTGCGGTCCGTCCGGGTCCGGTAAAAGTACGTTGATCAGGTGTATCAACAGGCTTGAGCCGATCCAGGAGGGAAGCATCGTCGTTGACGGTATGGACGTGAATGATCCTCGCACAAATATGACCCATCTACGGGCCGAGGTTGGCTTTGTTTTTCAGCAATTTAACCTCTATCCTCATATGACCGTGCTGGATAACATAATGTTGGCCCCGACCTTGGTGCGTCGCATAAACAAGGATGAGGCCAGAAAAATTGCTATGGATCTGCTGCATAAGGTAGATATTCCAGATAAAGCAAATTCTTACCCTTCTCAACTGTCCGGTGGTCAGCAGCAGCGTGTGGCAATTGCACGAGGCCTTGCCATGCGTCCGAAGATCATGCTCTTTGACGAGCCGACAAGTGCACTTGACCCCGAGATGATTAATGAAGTTCTGGATGTAATGAAGTCTCTGGCCCGTGAGGGCATGACTATGATCTGCGTTACCCATGAGATGGGTTTTGCCCGTGAGGTTGCCGACAGGGTAATCTTCATGGACGACGGCAATCTGGTTGAGCAGAACAGCCCGGAGGAGTTCTTTAACAATCCACAGAACAGACGTACCAAAGACTTCTTAAGCAAGATTCTCAGTCATTAACGGCTGAGGGAGAAGAGGCAGAACCCGTCGGTATAGAGCCTGCGGGGAGTACTAATCATTATTATAGGAGAAGATATGAAATTTCTGAAAGTTGGTGCAATGGCAGCGGCTTTCTGCATTGCCACCGCAAGCATGGCATTTGCAGGCCCCACCTATGACCGTGTTATGGGTGACAAGGTTGTAAAGGCAGGTATTTCCAACAAAGGTAAACCTTTTGGCTTCATCGATGCCAACAACGAGTGGGTTGGCTTTGACATGGACATGGCAAAAGAGATCGCCAATCGTCTTGGCGTGAAGTTTGAGCCTGTCGTCGTAAACAACAAAACCCGCATCTCCTTTCTGCAGACCAATCCACCCAAAGTAGATATGGTTCTGTCCAACATGACCCACAAGCGTGTACGTGATGAGAAAATCGACTTCTCCATCACCTACTTCTTCGATGGTCAGAAGTTCCTCGCCAAGAAAGGTGCAATTGCTGATGGCAAGGATCTCGCAGGCAAGAAAATCGGTTCCATGCAGGGCACAACTTCCATCGTAAACGCGAAAGCATACCTTGAGAAGATGGGTGACACTGATCCTAAGGTAACCGGTTACCAGAACGAGGTTGAGATGTTTGAGGCTCTCCGTTCCGGTCGTGTTCAGGCTATCTCCACTGATTCCACTCTGCTGATCGCTCTTGCAGCCAAAGAGCCGGGTAAATACGAGCTGGTAGGTGAATTCATTTCTGATGAGCCTTATGGCGTAGGTCTACCGCAGGATGATTCCGCATGGCGCGATATCGTCAACTTCACCATCCAGGATATGTGGAAAGATGGTAAGTACATGGAGATCTACAACAAGTGGTTCGGACCAGATACCGAGACCCCATTCCCGATGACTGAAAAAATTGAAATGTGGCCGTAATCAATTAACCCGGTTACAGATTTTCAAATTTTCCTTATCCCGGGACCCATGGTTCCGGGATTTGTCTGTTGATGGATGCCAATGTTTACGCACTACATGAATAAGACCTGGGTGCAGAACCTGTCACTGGTTCTCATGCTGGGATTGATAGCCTATTATTTCGGGTTTGTTTTCAACTTCGATTACAAGTTCAACTGGAGTGTTCTCTACACTGAGACCGAGTATGGCAATATGGGCCATATGCTCCTGAATGGCTTGAATCTGACGGTGAGTATCTCGTTGTACTCTGCTGTGCTTGCCCTGGGGCTCGGTACTCTGTTTGGATTAGCCCGATTATCGAATTTTAAACCGGTGTATGTGTTTGCAAGCGCATATGTCGAGTTTTTCCGTAACACCCCGCTGCTGGTACAGCTCTTCTTCTGGAACTTCGCCCTGCCTGCAGGTTTGCCTGAAGAACTGAAGATGAAGCTCTTTGAACTCGATTTCGAGTTCTGGGTGGCAACCCTCGGGCTGGGTATTTATACCAGTTCATTCATGGCGGAGGTTATCCGTGCAGGTATCCAGTCTGTCCCGAAAGGGTTGCTTGAGGCTTCATACTCTTCCGGCCTTACCTACAGTCAGTCACTGAGAAAGATCATCCTGCCACTGGCTTTTCGTGAGATTATTCCACCCCTGGGATCGGAATTTCTCAATAATATGAAAAACTCCTCCCTGGCGATGACCGTCGGTGTGGCTGAGGTGTGCTGGTCTGCCCAGGAGGTTGAAGCCCTGACCTACTCCGGTTTTGAGGCAACCGCAGCAGCGACTGCTATTTACCTGACCCTTTCGCTTATTATTGCAATTTTCCTGAACCTGGTGAATGCCAAGCTGAAGATCGTGGGCAACGATGGTGCCACCACGACCCGCAGAATAGCGGATCTGATCTTCCTGCCAGTGGTGAAGGTTTCACAGATTCTTTCCGATCTGCTCTGGCATCTGGGTAAGGCTCCTGTCGATTCCCGCACGCTCTCACCGGGTGCTGCGGCATGGTTGAAATTTCGGACAACCTGCTGGGCGGCCATTGTGTTCACAGTCAAGGCGCTGTTTGTCGCTTTCCTTTTGGGGATTGTATATCAGACGGTGAAAGGGCTTGCCTCGTTCAATTACCAGATAATCTGGGACAATCTCCGTGCGCTTCTGATCTGGCGCTTTCCCAACGGTGGCTCCACCGAGGTATTCTGGGGGCTTGGTGGTCTTTCTATGTCCATCATCATGGCCGTAATCAGTATCTCGTTGAGTTTCATTATTGGCCTGGTTGTCGGTGTCGGTCGTACTTCTGACAACCGTGCAATCAAGGTTCCCTGTATGTTCTATATTGAACTTATTCGAGGGAATCCGTTGATTATGGTAATTTTCTGGGTCTATTTCTTTCTGCCGCCGATTCTCAAGATTCAGCTTGATGTATTCTGGAGTGCGACCCTGGCCATGACCATCTTTTTTGGTGCCTATATTGCCGAGATCGTACGCGGTGGTATTGAAAATATTCCTAAAGGACAGGTGGAAGCGGCCGTATCAACTGGACTCGACTATTTCCAGACCATGCGAAAGGTCATCCTGCCGCAGGCGCTCAAACAGATGCTGCCCGCCATTGTCGGCATGTTTATCGCTGCGTTCAAGGATACCTCTTTAGCCTATATCATAGGTGTTATGGAGCTGACCACGGCGGCATACTCCATCAATAACCGTTTGATGCTCTATCCATTTGAAATCTATACTACTATTGCGGTATTGTATTTTGTCTGCTGCTACCTCATGAGTCTTTACGCCAGGAGGCTTGAGCGTAAGCTCAGCCCAGAGAGCGTTCGTCTGGCAATGTAATATTCATAAAAAACCTCCGGGGAATTCCTTCCCGGAGGTTTTTTTCTCTTCCCTTCCCCTTCGTTTGAAGGTTGTTGGTTTGATAATGAAAATCGTTTTCATTTCAGACTGATACCTTTTCTTTTCAAGATCTCTGATATATCCTTTCTCTAGACTATTTCTTTTGCTGTAAGCTCTACTGTGTTGGTTTTTTATTATTGGAACGAATATCGAAAGAGGAAGCTATGTTCAGAATAATACTGGTTTTGAGTGCCTGTTTTTTACTACTCTCTGCCGTTGGCAATGTCGGGGCTATGGAGGCCGGGACTCCTTTTAAAGTAGTCGCGTCCACCACCCAGATTGCCGATTTTGCCAGGCAGATAGTTGGTGATCGCGGCGAAGTGCTGAGTGTACTGGCACCGGGCGCCGATCCCCACACCTACCAGCCGACGCCGGCTGATGTACAGTTGGTTCTGGCGGCAGATCTCTGCCTTGAAAACGGAATACATCTGGAAGGTAAGAGCTGGATGGCCACTCTGGCTAAAGATGCCGGTAAACCTCTGGTAACGACTACCGAAGGACTGGCGCCTTTGAGTATAGACCAGGGTGGCGAAAGTATCATGGACCCCCACGCCTGGTTTTCACCGAAAAATGTGGCTCTGTATGTCAATAATATCACCAGGGCCATGATGAAATTTGATCCCGAAAATTCCAGCGAATATCAAGCCCGGGCCAAGCTCTATCTGCAGCAACTCAGGGTCCTCGACGGCTGGGTACGCGAGCAGGTGAATCGTATTCCGCCGGAGCGCCGTATCCTGGTAACCACCCATGATGCTTTCAACTACTTCTGCCGGGAATATAAGTTCAACCCGAATAATGATTTTCTCTCTATTGCCCCGGTCGGCTGGTCTACAGGCGCTGAAGTGGGTGCGGGTATTACACCCGAGCGCCGGCGAATGGTGGTACAGTCGATCAAGGACTCAGGTGCTCCCGCAATTTTTGTCGAAACCACTATCAACCCCAAGCAGATCAGGGAAATCGCCAGTGAGACAGGGGTGAAAATCGGCGGGGCGCTCTATTCCGACTCCATGGGGCCCGAAGGAAGCGCCGGGGAAACCTATATCGGCATGATGCGGGAGAATGTGCTGCTGATAGTGAATGCACTCAGTCAATAATTAATAGTGTTAAGGGGTTGTCATGAGATTTGTCCTTACAGCAGTAATCTGGATCGTCATAGTGGGAGGGCTGTGGGGATACACCCGGCAGCGGCTGCAGGCTGAGGCGGGAATTGAGCGCATTCAGCCGCAGCTGGTTCAGGTTACACAGAAGTTCGATCTTATCCTGACACCTACTTTTTCCGTTGAGCCCGACCCTTTTGCGCTGCAGGTAACGGATGAGCTTGCGGTCACTATGGATTTGCGTATCAATGGCCAGCAGGTCGCAATTGCCGCTGATAGTCTGCAGCGAGGAGTCCCGTTGGTGATCGAGGATGTTCGTGGCCTGGTGGAAGGGCAGAATGAGATTTATGTCCAGGCTAGCCCACCGTTATCTGAGAGCGAAAAATCACATGCGGTGAGAGTCCAGCTCAGGAGAGCGAGTTCATCACTGATGGATAACACTATCTGGGCAAGTCAGGGAGCGAGAGTGCTGGGTACGGTGAATTTTGTTTTAACCGCCAGGGGTGATAGTGGAACAGGGGAAGCAGATGAACACTGAAAAAACAGTTGAGGCACGATCAGATTTTGCGGTTGAGGTGGAACATTTGACGGTCAGCTATCATGCACGGGCGGCCCTGCTCGATGTA of the Desulfosediminicola ganghwensis genome contains:
- the tdh gene encoding L-threonine 3-dehydrogenase, yielding MKALVKAKKEPGLWLQDLPLPDPGKSDVLIRIERTAICGTDVHIYNWDAWAQKTIPVPMAIGHEFVGRVASVGENVKDFKPGDLVSGEGHLVCGHCRNCLAGRRHLCPNTSGVGVNRTGAYAEYLCIPQTNVWYCDSAIPLDILTCFDPLGNAVHTALSFDVLGEDVLITGAGPIGCMAAAVARHAGARHVVVTDINPYRLELAKKAGATLVVNAADTDLRDVQNALGMKEGFDVAMEMSGSPAALNSILENMCHGGKIAMLGIIPENTEVNWNTVVFNGLTIKGIYGREMFETWYKMTAMIQSGLDISELITHRFRYTEFEEAFAVMRSGNSGKVVLSWGEEKE
- a CDS encoding aminotransferase class I/II-fold pyridoxal phosphate-dependent enzyme yields the protein MSMEKLDAALVAELKSLEEEGRAKPPERVITGYIPPKDERGPRYTLAGVDGEFIRLNSNSYLSLSNHSALISAADEATHACGVGPGAVRFIDGTFSYHKKLEERIAAFVDKPAAKIFNSAYTSNCGLALTIGNRKTHWIGDQLNHNSIIRGMRISGVPSNHKGIFAHNDMGDLRRCFGEVADDIERVVVIFDGIFSMRGDFAPIDRIIEICKENENRFRDGIITVVDDSHGIGAYGDTGRGTPEHAGAVPDIIIGTFGKAFGVNGGFIAASEMVVEAVRQKADTYIYTNPLSVADCAAATKALDICDSEEGLELLANLKNRTTQFREGLADLGLESIPGPHPVVPLMVRDTTKTRRMVEHLCNKGVLVVGLTFPVVPRGDESIRFQINAAHTRSDIEYVLACLAEKN
- a CDS encoding amino acid ABC transporter ATP-binding protein; the encoded protein is MISFNKVNKWYGDFHVLKNIDLEIEHGEVVVVCGPSGSGKSTLIRCINRLEPIQEGSIVVDGMDVNDPRTNMTHLRAEVGFVFQQFNLYPHMTVLDNIMLAPTLVRRINKDEARKIAMDLLHKVDIPDKANSYPSQLSGGQQQRVAIARGLAMRPKIMLFDEPTSALDPEMINEVLDVMKSLAREGMTMICVTHEMGFAREVADRVIFMDDGNLVEQNSPEEFFNNPQNRRTKDFLSKILSH
- a CDS encoding ABC transporter substrate-binding protein, with protein sequence MKFLKVGAMAAAFCIATASMAFAGPTYDRVMGDKVVKAGISNKGKPFGFIDANNEWVGFDMDMAKEIANRLGVKFEPVVVNNKTRISFLQTNPPKVDMVLSNMTHKRVRDEKIDFSITYFFDGQKFLAKKGAIADGKDLAGKKIGSMQGTTSIVNAKAYLEKMGDTDPKVTGYQNEVEMFEALRSGRVQAISTDSTLLIALAAKEPGKYELVGEFISDEPYGVGLPQDDSAWRDIVNFTIQDMWKDGKYMEIYNKWFGPDTETPFPMTEKIEMWP
- a CDS encoding amino acid ABC transporter permease, whose amino-acid sequence is MFTHYMNKTWVQNLSLVLMLGLIAYYFGFVFNFDYKFNWSVLYTETEYGNMGHMLLNGLNLTVSISLYSAVLALGLGTLFGLARLSNFKPVYVFASAYVEFFRNTPLLVQLFFWNFALPAGLPEELKMKLFELDFEFWVATLGLGIYTSSFMAEVIRAGIQSVPKGLLEASYSSGLTYSQSLRKIILPLAFREIIPPLGSEFLNNMKNSSLAMTVGVAEVCWSAQEVEALTYSGFEATAAATAIYLTLSLIIAIFLNLVNAKLKIVGNDGATTTRRIADLIFLPVVKVSQILSDLLWHLGKAPVDSRTLSPGAAAWLKFRTTCWAAIVFTVKALFVAFLLGIVYQTVKGLASFNYQIIWDNLRALLIWRFPNGGSTEVFWGLGGLSMSIIMAVISISLSFIIGLVVGVGRTSDNRAIKVPCMFYIELIRGNPLIMVIFWVYFFLPPILKIQLDVFWSATLAMTIFFGAYIAEIVRGGIENIPKGQVEAAVSTGLDYFQTMRKVILPQALKQMLPAIVGMFIAAFKDTSLAYIIGVMELTTAAYSINNRLMLYPFEIYTTIAVLYFVCCYLMSLYARRLERKLSPESVRLAM
- a CDS encoding metal ABC transporter solute-binding protein, Zn/Mn family, translated to MFRIILVLSACFLLLSAVGNVGAMEAGTPFKVVASTTQIADFARQIVGDRGEVLSVLAPGADPHTYQPTPADVQLVLAADLCLENGIHLEGKSWMATLAKDAGKPLVTTTEGLAPLSIDQGGESIMDPHAWFSPKNVALYVNNITRAMMKFDPENSSEYQARAKLYLQQLRVLDGWVREQVNRIPPERRILVTTHDAFNYFCREYKFNPNNDFLSIAPVGWSTGAEVGAGITPERRRMVVQSIKDSGAPAIFVETTINPKQIREIASETGVKIGGALYSDSMGPEGSAGETYIGMMRENVLLIVNALSQ